The Solanum lycopersicum chromosome 9, SLM_r2.1 genome window below encodes:
- the LOC112942207 gene encoding uncharacterized protein produces the protein MVSLPLWCSYSCVHRSQQSSTGIRNKELNLKQRTCLKLLNDYDISILHHSYKANVGVDTLSRLSKGSTANIEEERKELSKDVHRLKHLGVHLYDSNEVGVVGMNGAESSLVSEVKEKQDQDPILLELKANVYKKKVMAFEQVVGGVLRYQRILCVPRVDELQQRIMGKVVALDILSI, from the coding sequence ATGGTGTCCTTACCTTTATGGTGTTCATATAGTTGTGTTCACCGATCGCAACAGTCTTCAACTGGTATTCGTAACAAAGAGCTTAATCTCAAACAGAGGACGTGTTTAAAGTTACTCAACGACTATGACATAAGTATTCTACATCACTCATATAAGGCTAATGTTGGTGTTGATACTTTGAGCAGATTGTCAAAGGGTAGTACCGCTAATattgaggaagaaagaaaagaattatccaagGATGTGCACAGACTTAAACATTTGGGAGTCCATTTGTACGATTCCAATGAAGTTGGAGTAGTTGGGATGAATGGGGCTGAATCTTCATTAGTGTCTGAAGTGAAAGAGAAACAAGACCAAGATCCTattttgcttgaattgaagGCAAATGTTTATAAGAAAAAAGTTATGGCTTTTGAACAAGTGGTAGGTGGTGTATTGAGGTATCAAAGAATATTGTGTGTACCAAGGGTGGATGAACTCCAACAGAGGATCATGGGAAAAGTTGTAGCTCTAGATATTCTATCCATCTAG